One Leucoraja erinacea ecotype New England chromosome 5, Leri_hhj_1, whole genome shotgun sequence DNA segment encodes these proteins:
- the LOC129697682 gene encoding LOW QUALITY PROTEIN: MAM domain-containing glycosylphosphatidylinositol anchor protein 1-like (The sequence of the model RefSeq protein was modified relative to this genomic sequence to represent the inferred CDS: deleted 5 bases in 4 codons): MQGQFEIKEEVILELLESIKVDKSLILDGTYPRLLRAPANARIVHSGQACVVKDDNLSERVYTIREGSTLLLVCLVTGHPRPQVRWTKTVGSASERLQEGSVLNDTLRIAAIQRGQGGRYYCKAENGVGGPAIKSIRVDVQYLDEPVLTVHQSVSDVRGENYYRERTVFLRCTVQSNPPAHFTWKRDGQPVTQRQDQGVDIYEPLYTQGETKVLKLKDLRPRDYANFTCLVSVRNVCNIPDKSASFLLKNTTAPPLVSVSVPETVVVDPGTDVEMECRVEGGDPPPQLRWSHSPGPMPPNARVRGGRLWIQAVATEQAGFYNCSAHNGVGTPARRAVELLVRTLRNAGFWITPDPFHDDEQVRLDREVKVSCQVEAVPADQLTIRWLKNGRALRPSSRIIISRHDQDFPAGVSSVDIINMRFSDSATYSCLASLSSPALPDLRLDVNVSTSLMPPVLEVEQPVVEVEEGSDAELRCVVRGKPLPAVLWSRVDKERGSSAPGTPEWVTGDGTLRMEGVRRDQGGTYRCRTGRDNALNVKPREASVQLNVMYPPTVEPELLDVRQRLGVSVSLACRMVSGSPSEATQADWSLGGLPLEGPSPSPSPDPPDRSELTLPPLTARMYGLYQCRLSNGVGAQSCTFNLTGRSYEPEFYFENPQPQVRVQRPGRFSFLLQWTQVAAPRRHGEVGESWLEGRRGRARVRMGAEVIQVNRSMEPGALLSYTLSDLRIPNSYSVQLTPITSYGPGDSAQRILHYTHPASSLPPSGELVCGFEDQGLCGFTQDTRDDFDWTRENNVTQNPKNTPNTGPRFDNSGKKTGYYMFIEASTPRRLGDRARLSSPLYNVSQKRGFRPPRTTPFCVSFYYHMYGKHVGSLNVLLRSPGVKTVEKTVWTLSGNQAEEWRRGSVTINPSSPFQVVLEAVRGAGYLGDIGRDDVSITRGPCNKRPFSEKDVIPRDRNAAAAAALERPWAAGLQPLLLVALGGRALPR, translated from the exons GTGCGCTGGACCAAGACGGTGGGCAGTGCGTCGGAGCGGCTGCAGGAAGGCTCGGTGCTGAACGACACGCTGCGGATCGCGGCCATCCAGCGCGGGCAGGGCGGCCGCTACTACTGCAAGGCGGAGAACGGCGTGGGAGGGCCGGCCATCAAGTCCATTCGAGTAGATGTCCAGT ACCTGGACGAGCCGGTGCTGACGGTGCACCAGAGCGTGAGTGACGTGCGCGGGGAGAACTACTACCGGGAG CGCACCGTCTTCCTGCGCTGCACCGTGCAGTCAAACCCGCCCGCGCACTTCACCTGGAAACGGGATGGGCAACCCGTCACCCAGAGACAGGACCAGGGTGTCGACATCTACGAGCCCCTGTACACCCAG GGGGAGACCAAGGTACTGAAGCTGAAGGACCTGCGTCCTCGAGACTACGCAAACTTCACCTGCCTGGTGTCCGTCCGCAATGTCTGCAACATTCCCGACAAATCGGCCTCCTTCCTGCTGAAGAACACCACGG ccCCGCCGCTGGTGTCGGTCTCAGTGCCGGAGACGGTGGTGGTGGACCCAGGCACGGACGTGGAGATGGAGTGCCGGGTAGAAGGGGGAGACCCCCCTCCCCAGCTGCGGTGGTCCCACTCGCCGGGCCCCATGCCCCCCAACGCCCGGGTCCGGGGCGGCCGCCTCTGGATCCAGGCCGTGGCCACCGAACAGGCCGGTTTCTACAACTGCTCAGCGCACAACGGAGTCGGCACTCCCGCACGCCGGGCCGTGGAGCTGCTGGTCCGCA CGCTGCGGAAT GCCGGTTTCTGGATCACGCCCGACCCGTTCCACGATGATGAGCAGGTGCGGCTGGACCGGGAGGTGAAGGTGTCGTGCCAGGTGGAGGCGGTGCCTGCTGACCAGCTGACCATCCGCTGGCTGAAGAACGGCCGTGCCCTGCGGCCCAGCAGCCGCATCATCATCTCTCGGCACGACCAGGACTTCCCTGCCGGAGTCAGCAGCGTGGACATCATCAACATGCGCTTCTCAGACTCCGCCACCTACAGCTGCCTTGCCTCACTCAGCTCACCCGCACTGCCAGACCTACGGCTAGACGTCAACGTGTCCACCAGCCTCA TGCCCCCAGTGCTGGAGGTGGAGCAgccagtggtggaggtggaggagggcTCAGACGCGGAGCTGCGCTGTGTGGTGCGGGGGAAGCCGCTGCCGGCGGTGCTGTGGTCGCGGGTGGACAAGGAGCGGGGGAGCTCGGCACCGGGAACACCAGAGTGGGTGACGGGGGATGGCACCCTGCGGATGGAGGGGGTCCGCCGCGACCAGGGGGGCACCTATAGGTGTCGCACCGGCCGTGACAACGCTCTCAACGTGAAGCCCAGGGAGGCCAGCGTGCAGCTCAACGTGATgt ACCCCCCAACGGTGGAGCCGGAGTTACTGGATGTCCGTCAGCGGCTGGGGGTGTCGGTCAGCCTGGCCTGCAGGATGGTGAGCGGCAGCCCG TCAGAGGCCACCCAGGCTGACTGGAGCCTGGGGGGGCTCCCACTGGAGgggcccagccccagccccagccccgacCCCCCCGACCGGTCTGagctcaccctccccccactgacCGCCCGCATGTACGGACTCTACCAGTGCCGCCTCTCCAATGGTGTGGGAGCACAGAGCTGCACCTTCAACCTGaccg gacGATCCTACGAGCCTGAGTTCTACTTCGAAAACCCCCAGCCCCAGGTGCGGGTGCAGAGGCCCGGACGCTTCTCCTTCCTCCTGCAGTGGACCCAGGTGGCTGCCCCACGCCGTCACGGGGAAGTTGGGGAGAGCTggctggaggggaggagg ggccGGGCCAGAGTGCGGATGGGGGCGGAGGTGATCCAGGTGAACCGGTCGATGGAGCCGGGAGCGTTGCTGAGCTACACGCTGAGCGACCTGCGCATCCCCAACAGCTACAGCGTGCAGCTCACC CCCATCACCAGCTACGGGCCCGGAGACAGCGCCCAGCGCATCCTGCACTACACCCACC CTGcctcctctctgcctccctcag GGGAGCTGGTGTGTGGCTTTGAGGACCAGGGTCTGTGTGGCTTCACCCAGGACACGCGTGACGACTTCGACTGGACACGGGAGAACAACGTGACCCAGAACCCCAAGAACACGCCCAACACCGGCCCTCGCTTCGACAACAGCGGCAAGAAGACTG gttACTACATGTTCATTGAGGCTTCGACCCCCCGTCGGCTGGGAGACCGTGCCCGTCTCTCCAGTCCCCTGTACAACGTCAGCCAGAAGCGGGGCTTCCGGCCCCCGCGGACCACCCCGTTCTGTGTCTCCTTCTACTACCACATGTACGGCAAGCACGTGG GCTCCCTCAACGTGCTGCTGCGGTCGCCGGGGGTGAAGACAGTGGAGAAGACGGTGTGGACCCTGAGCGGCAACCAGGCTGAGGAGTGGAGGCGAGGCAGTGTGACCATCAACCCCAGCAGCCCCTTCCAG GTGGTGCTAGAGGCGGTGCGAGGGGCCGGATACCTGGGCGACATCGGCCGGGACGACGTGAGCATCACCCGGGGCCCCTGCAACAAGCGGCCCTTCTCCGAGAAGGACGTGATCCCGAGGGACCGCaacgctgccgccgccgccgctctaGAGCGCCCGTGGGCCGCGGGGCTGCAGCCGCTGCTGCTGGTGGCGCTGGGCGGCCGGGCCCTGCCCCGGTGA